A window of Rhododendron vialii isolate Sample 1 chromosome 11a, ASM3025357v1 contains these coding sequences:
- the LOC131307018 gene encoding uncharacterized protein LOC131307018, protein MDREQKDMQFLGRFGIYLESCKIIFNFRRILSKISLAFILPLSLIFLANIAVSDSLSSQGAAFWLVEFVYLTFFLVFSILSTSAVVYTVASVYTGSDVTFGKVMSVIPKVWKRLMVTFLCAFLAIFLCNVVLVVLIILWRVTIKHVDRDALVFFRAFVILYVVVIVYMTVVWWLAGVISVLEDIKGIQAMTKSRNLIQGKMRIAIVFLLKLGAAIYGIWILFESQVVRNASSGVPCRLAFGFLCLLMLFSVLLFGLVTETVIYFVCKSYHHEYINKLSLSDHLDEVNQGEYIPTKANDVQLEKIDG, encoded by the coding sequence ATGGATAGAGAACAAAAAGACATGCAATTCCTAGGCCGCTTTGGCATCTACCTAGAGTCCTGCAAGATCATCTTCAACTTCAGAAGAATCCTTAGCAAGATATCCCTAGCCTTCATCctccccctctccctcatcttcCTTGCCAACATCGCGGTATCCGACAGTCTATCCTCCCAAGGAGCTGCGTTCTGGCTTGTCGAGTTCGTCTACTTAACCTTCTTCCTCGTTTTCTCTATCCTCTCCACCTCTGCAGTGGTCTACACTGTGGCCAGTGTCTACACTGGCTCCGATGTGACCTTTGGAAAAGTCATGAGTGTGATTCCCAAGGTCTGGAAAAGGCTCATGGTGACTTTCTTGTGTGCTTTTCTAGCTATCTTCCTCTGCAACGTGGTTCTTGTGGTACTCATAATCCTTTGGAGGGTCACCATTAAGCATGTTGACAGGGATGCTTTAGTTTTTTTCCGTGCCTTCGTGATCTTGTACGTCGTGGTGATTGTTTACATGACCGTGGTCTGGTGGCTGGCGGGCGTCATATCGGTGTTGGAAGACATCAAAGGGATCCAAGCCATGACCAAGAGCAGAAACTTGATACAAGGCAAGATGCGGATCGCCATAGTTTTCTTGTTGAAGCTGGGAGCCGCTATCTACGGGATATGGATACTTTTCGAGAGCCAAGTCGTGCGTAACGCGTCGTCCGGCGTTCCGTGCAGGTTAGCATTCGGATTCCTGTGCTTGTTGATGCTCTTCAGTGTGCTTTTGTTCGGACTCGTTACCGAGACGGTGATCTACTTCGTGTGCAAATCGTACCACCATGAGTACATCAACAAGTTGTCGTTGTCAGATCATCTTGATGAGGTTAATCAGGGCGAGTATATTCCTACCAAGGCCAACGATGTCCAGCTTGAAAAAATCGATGGGTGA
- the LOC131307015 gene encoding uncharacterized protein LOC131307015 has product MDREQEDMQFLGLFGIYLESFKIIFNFRRTFSKITLALILPLSLIFLAHIEVSEFILSKIIRTEHYRYRVREGTYRYAKLSDRLSSERAAFWLVNFAYFTFFLVFSLLSTSAVVYTVASIYTGRDVTFRKVMSVVPKVWKRLMVTFLCAFLAFFLYNVVAGLTIIVLLFIIILSFPTEYTDKIVLFFSFVIMILYAVGFVYMTLVWQLASVVSVLEDIKGFKAMIKSRNLIKGKMWIAMVIFFKLNLAMMGIQILFKSVVAERGTFGIAGRLGFGFLCVLMLFKVFLFGLVIQTVIYFVCKSYHHENIDKSSLSDHLEVYLGEYVPLKAKDVQLEQFEV; this is encoded by the coding sequence ATGGACAGAGAACAAGAAGACATGCAATTCCTAGGCCTCTTCGGCATCTACCTGGAGTCCTTCAAGATCATCTTCAACTTCAGAAGAACCTTCAGCAAGATAACCCTGGCCCTgatcctccctctctccctcatcTTCCTCGCCCACATCGAGGTATCCGAGTTCATCCTCTCCAAGATCATCCGCACGGAGCACTATAGATACCGAGTCCGAGAGGGTACTTACCGGTACGCCAAGCTCTCCGACCGCCTGTCCTCCGAGCGGGCCGCGTTCTGGCTCGTCAACTTCGCCTACTTCACCTTCTTCCtcgtcttctctctcctctccaccTCCGCGGTGGTCTACACCGTGGCCAGTATCTACACTGGCCGCGACGTGACCTTCAGAAAAGTGATGAGCGTCGTTCCCAAGGTTTGGAAACGGCTCATGGTGACTTTCTTGTGCGCTTTTCTAGCGTTCTTCCTCTACAACGTGGTTGCTGGGCTAACCATAATTGTGCTGCTATTCATAATTATTTTGAGCTTCCCAACTGAGTATACTGACAaaattgttctatttttttcttttgtcatcaTGATCTTGTACGCCGTGGGGTTCGTGTACATGACCTTGGTCTGGCAACTGGCCAGCGTCGTATCAGTGTTGGAAGACATCAAAGGGTTCAAGGCCATGATCAAGAGCAGAAACTTGATCAAGGGCAAGATGTGGATAGCCATGGTCATCTTTTTCAAGCTGAATCTCGCCATGATGGGGATACAGATACTTTTCAAGAGCGTCGTTGCGGAGAGAGGAACGTTCGGCATCGCGGGCAGGTTGGGGTTCGGATTCCTGTGCGTATTGATGCTCTTCAAGGTGTTCTTGTTCGGGCTCGTTATCCAGACGGTGATCTACTTCGTGTGCAAATCGTACCACCATGAGAACATCGACAAGTCGTCGCTGTCGGATCATCTCGAGGTTTATCTAGGCGAGTATGTTCCTCTTAAGGCCAAGGATGTTCAGCTTGAACAATTCGAAGTGTGA
- the LOC131307017 gene encoding uncharacterized protein LOC131307017, giving the protein MDREQKDMQFLGLFDIYLESYKIIFNFRRIFSKISLAFILPLSLIFLANIAVSDSLSSDGATFWLVEFIYLTFFLVFSILSTSAVVYTMASVYTGYDVTFGKVISVIPKVWKRLMVTFLCAFLVIFYCNVVLVDPIILWRKIIKHVDMNSLVFFRAFVILYVVVIVHMTVVWWLASIVSVLEDIKGIKAMTKSGNLIQGKMWIAIVFLLKLEAAIFGIRKLFKSQVVHTGTFGIAGRFTFGFLCLLMIFSVFLFGLVIETVIYFVCKSYHNKNINKLSLSDHLDEVFQGEYIPTKANDDQLEKIDV; this is encoded by the coding sequence ATGGATAGAGAACAAAAAGACATGCAATTCCTAGGCCTCTTTGACATCTACCTAGAGTCCTACAAGATCATCTTCAACTTCAGAAGAATCTTTAGCAAGATATCCCTAGCCTTCATCctccccctctccctcatcttcCTTGCGAACATCGCTGTATCCGACAGCCTATCCTCCGATGGAGCCACGTTCTGGCTTGTCGAGTTCATCTACTTAACCTTCTTCCTCGTTTTCTCTATCCTCTCCACCTCTGCAGTGGTCTACACCATGGCCAGTGTCTACACTGGCTATGATGTGACCTTTGGAAAAGTCATAAGTGTGATTCCCAAGGTCTGGAAAAGGCTCATGGTGACTTTCTTGTGTGCTTTTCTAGTTATCTTCTACTGCAACGTGGTTCTTGTGGATCCCATAATCCTTTGGAGGAAAATCATTAAGCATGTTGACATGAatagtttagtttttttccgTGCCTTTGTGATCTTGTACGTCGTGGTGATTGTTCACATGACCGTGGTTTGGTGGCTGGCAAGCATCGTATCGGTGTTGGAAGACATCAAAGGGATCAAGGCCATGACCAAGAGTGGAAACTTGATACAGGGCAAGATGTGGATCGCCATAGTTTTCTTGTTGAAGCTGGAAGCAGCTATCTTCGGGATACGGAAACTTTTCAAGAGCCAAGTCGTGCATACCGGGACGTTCGGCATTGCGGGTAGGTTCACATTCGGATTCCTGTGCTTGTTGATGATCTTCAGTGTGTTTTTGTTCGGACTCGTTATCGAGACGGTGATCTACTTCGTGTGCAAATCGTACCACAATAAGAACATCAATAAGTTGTCGTTGTCGGATCATCTTGATGAGGTTTTTCAGGGTGAGTATATTCCAACCAAGGCCAATGATGACCAGCTTGAAAAAATCGATGTGTGA
- the LOC131307019 gene encoding uncharacterized protein LOC131307019, with the protein MILPLSLIFLANIAVSDSLSSEGAAFLLVEFVYLTFFLVFSVLSTSAVVYTVASVYCGYDVTCENVMSVISKVWKRLMVTFLCAFLALFLCNVAFVPTIPWRVTIKHVDIVGLVFFVAIVIFDVVGIDYMTVVWWLAGVISVLGDIKGIKAMTKSRNLAQGKVWIYIVILLKLEGAIFGIKILFESQVVHTGSFGIAGRLAFGFLCLLMLFSVFLFGLVIEMVFYFVCKSYHHEYVNKLSFSDHLDEVYQGEYIPTKTNDDQLEKIDV; encoded by the coding sequence atgatcctccccctctccctcatcttcCTTGCCAACATTGCGGTATCCGACAGCCTATCTTCTGAAGGAGCTGCGTTCTTGCTCGTCGAGTTCGTCTACTTAACCTTCTTCCTCGTTTTCTCTGTCCTCTCCACCTCTGCAGTGGTCTATACCGTGGCCAGTGTCTATTGTGGCTACGATGTGACCTGTGAAAACGTTATGAGTGTGATTTCCAAGGTCTGGAAAAGGCTCATGGTGACTTTCTTGTGTGCTTTTCTAGCTCTCTTCCTCTGCAACGTGGCTTTTGTACCCACAATCCCTTGGAGGGTCACCATTAAACATGTTGACATAGTGGGTTTAGTTTTTTTCGTTGCCATTGTGATCTTTGACGTCGTGGGGATTGATTACATGACCGTGGTCTGGTGGCTGGCGGGCGTCATATCGGTGTTGGGAGACATCAAAGGGATCAAGGCCATGACCAAGAGCAGAAACTTGGCACAGGGCAAGGTGTGGATCTACATAGTTATCTTGTTGAAGCTGGAAGGCGCTATCTTCGGGATAAAGATACTTTTCGAGAGCCAAGTCGTGCATACTGGGTCGTTTGGCATTGCGGGAAGGTTAGCATTTGGATTCTTGTGCTTGTTGATGCTCTTCAGTGTGTTTTTGTTCGGACTCGTTATCGAGATGGTGTTCTACTTCGTGTGCAAATCGTACCACCATGAGTACGTCAACAAGTTGTCGTTCTCAGATCATCTTGATGAGGTTTATCAGGGCGAGTATATTCCTACCAAGACCAACGATGACCAGCTTGAAAAAATCGATGTGTGA
- the LOC131307016 gene encoding uncharacterized protein LOC131307016 translates to MTVVWELASVVSVLEDIKGFKAMTKSSNLIQGKMWIAIVIFLKLHFAKLGIQILFESIVVDTESLFGVAGRLGIGFLCLLMLVKVFLFGLVIQTVIYFACKSYHHENIDKSLLSDHLEVYLGEYVPVKAKDAQLEEFDV, encoded by the coding sequence ATGACCGTGGTTTGGGAGCTAGCAAGCGTCGTATCGGTTTTGGAAGACATCAAAGGGTTCAAGGCCATGACCAAAAGCAGTAACTTGATACAGGGCAAGATGTGGATCGCCATAGTTATCTTCCTCAAGCTGCATTTTGCTAAGTTAGGGATACAGATACTTTTCGAGAGCATCGTTGTGGATACTGAGTCATTGTTTGGCGTTGCGGGCAGGTTAGGAATCGGATTCCTGTGCTTGTTGATGCTCGTCAAGGTGTTTTTGTTCGGACTCGTTATCCAAACTGTGATCTACTTCGCGTGCAAGTCGTACCACCATGAGAACATCGACAAGTCATTGTTGTCAGATCATCTTGAGGTTTATCTAGGTGAGTATGTTCCTGTCAAGGCAAAGGATGCCCAGCTTGAAGAATTCGATGTGTGA